Proteins co-encoded in one uncultured Bacteroides sp. genomic window:
- a CDS encoding DUF2461 domain-containing protein: MNIPVIFEFLKELSANNNREWFNEHKSDYLKVQNEFENLLTAIIERISLFDDDIKGIQAKDCTYRIYRDTRFSPDKTPYKIHFGGYINAKGKKSEHCGYYVHLQPRNCLLAGGSYCPSPNILKALRQSVYDNIDEYISIVEDLAFKKYFPVIGESFLKTAPKGFPKDFKYIDYLKCKDYSCAYQIPDEFFLDEHMLDNVSDVFKQLKRFCDFTNYTIDDFE; encoded by the coding sequence ATGAATATACCTGTTATATTTGAATTTTTGAAAGAACTTTCGGCTAATAATAATCGTGAATGGTTCAATGAACATAAGAGTGATTATTTGAAAGTTCAGAATGAATTTGAGAATTTGTTGACAGCTATAATAGAACGAATATCTCTCTTTGATGACGATATAAAAGGAATCCAGGCAAAGGATTGCACGTATCGAATATATAGGGATACCCGTTTCTCACCCGATAAAACACCTTATAAAATACATTTTGGCGGTTATATAAATGCCAAAGGAAAGAAGTCTGAGCATTGTGGATATTATGTACATCTGCAGCCGAGAAATTGTCTTCTGGCCGGAGGTAGTTACTGTCCCTCACCTAATATACTGAAGGCTCTCAGGCAGTCAGTTTATGATAATATTGACGAATATATATCTATTGTTGAGGATCTTGCCTTTAAAAAATATTTCCCGGTAATAGGAGAAAGCTTCTTAAAAACAGCACCTAAAGGTTTTCCAAAAGACTTTAAATACATTGATTATCTTAAGTGTAAAGATTATTCCTGTGCTTATCAGATACCCGATGAATTCTTTTTAGATGAACATATGCTAGATAATGTATCAGATGTATTTAAACAGTTGAAACGCTTTTGTGATTTTACCAATTATACAATAGATGACTTTGAATAA
- a CDS encoding DUF3078 domain-containing protein — MKKEITLFIVLLFTFSLSAQKKNHLPSLDKLQQDTTQSSFLKKYSDTLQVIYKRQLGILDSLNNDSVPERYIETNPRYYRLFVPLAYYYAPVKEAFNPKWKPLGIKEQGYPLDKLFPIDKKAFNETERVNRVVNRALLATYVSHPELVVDWEDNITKKKIFEVTEAEKLKPETSVISLFKPEPMTNNVGKVHVTYQKPNFWYSDGSGSLQFTQNYISSNWYNGGESTNSALMNFKLNANYNDQQKIQFDNTFEAKIGFNTVSSDTIRKYRINTDLLRVSSKLGIRATTRWYYTISGELSSQFFRNYKANTKQAVSAFFAPANFNLSIGMDYKIDKKNLTLSVFISPGAYNMKYVGDKNIDETQYGLKEGSSFLHDIGSKFQSNMKWTIIPSVVWESRLYYFTSYKKVEAEWENTFNFVLNRYLSTKLFFHGRFDDGVTRKGDCSYFQFKELLSFGINYIW; from the coding sequence ATGAAAAAAGAAATTACATTATTTATTGTATTGTTATTTACATTTAGTTTGTCAGCACAAAAGAAAAACCATTTACCTTCTTTAGACAAGCTTCAACAGGATACCACTCAGTCTTCATTCCTGAAAAAATACAGTGACACACTCCAGGTTATATATAAAAGGCAGCTTGGAATTTTGGATTCATTAAACAATGATTCTGTGCCTGAAAGATATATTGAAACGAATCCACGGTATTACAGATTATTTGTTCCTTTGGCGTATTATTATGCTCCGGTAAAAGAGGCTTTTAACCCTAAATGGAAACCGCTGGGAATAAAAGAACAAGGCTATCCTCTTGATAAATTATTTCCAATTGACAAAAAGGCCTTTAATGAAACTGAAAGGGTGAATCGTGTTGTAAACAGGGCTTTACTGGCCACATATGTTTCTCATCCGGAACTAGTTGTTGACTGGGAAGATAATATAACCAAGAAAAAGATTTTTGAAGTTACGGAAGCTGAAAAACTAAAGCCTGAAACATCTGTAATCTCTTTGTTTAAGCCCGAGCCAATGACTAATAACGTAGGTAAAGTTCACGTTACTTATCAAAAGCCAAATTTCTGGTATTCCGATGGAAGTGGTTCTTTGCAATTTACTCAGAATTATATATCAAGTAACTGGTATAACGGAGGTGAGAGTACCAACTCTGCATTGATGAATTTTAAATTAAACGCGAACTATAATGATCAGCAGAAAATTCAGTTTGATAATACATTTGAGGCAAAAATCGGATTTAATACAGTGTCTTCAGATACAATCCGTAAGTATAGAATAAACACTGACTTGTTACGTGTTTCCAGTAAGCTTGGTATAAGGGCTACTACCCGATGGTATTATACAATATCCGGTGAACTTAGCAGCCAGTTTTTCCGCAATTATAAAGCAAATACAAAGCAGGCTGTATCTGCTTTCTTTGCTCCGGCCAATTTTAATTTAAGTATTGGTATGGATTATAAGATTGATAAGAAAAATCTTACTTTATCTGTGTTTATCTCTCCAGGGGCGTATAATATGAAATATGTGGGTGATAAGAATATTGATGAAACACAATATGGACTTAAAGAAGGAAGTTCCTTTTTACATGATATCGGTTCTAAATTTCAGTCGAATATGAAATGGACTATTATTCCATCGGTTGTTTGGGAATCCCGTCTATACTATTTTACCAGTTATAAAAAAGTGGAAGCAGAGTGGGAGAATACTTTCAATTTCGTATTGAACCGTTATTTATCAACTAAGTTATTCTTTCACGGAAGATTTGATGACGGTGTAACGCGTAAAGGAGATTGCAGCTATTTCCAATTTAAAGAACTGCTTAGCTTTGGTATAAATTACATATGGTAA
- a CDS encoding S9 family peptidase has translation MRKSKLVMMSAALMLAGTLTAEAAGDKSEPLIGKSDIVIKGGRMTPEALWAMGRIGGFNVSPDGKKIVYTVAYYSIPQNKSNREVFVMNADGTGNQQITHTPFGENEAIWIKGGSKIAFLCSESGSNQLWEMNPDGTERKQLSSVDKDIEGFSFSPDGKKVLFISQVKYGKYTADKYPDLPKASGLVVEDLMYKHWDEWVTTVPHPFVADFDGSALTNVTDIMAGEPYESPMKPFGGIEQLTWDAKGENIAYTSRKKTGKEYAFSTNSDIYVYNLATKQTKNITEGMMGYDTNPLYSPDGKYIAWQSMEHDGYESDQNRLFVMNLATGEKKFVSKAFDSSVSGFIWNGDSKSLYFTGVWHATCQIYNVDREGKKLQKLTEGVHDYATIKLMGKQILATRHSMSMADEIYAVSPKGEAKQLTFENKHIYDQVEMAKVEERWIKTTDGKDMLTWIIYPPKFDPNKKYPTLLYCEGGPQDPVSQFWSYRWNFQMMATNDYIIVAPNRRGLPGFGKEWNEEISGDYGGQCMKDYFSAIDEMAKEPYVNADKLGCVGASFGGFSVYWLAGHHNKRFKAFIAHDGIFNMEQQYLETEEMWFANWDMGGAYWEKDNATAQRTFANSPHKFVDKWDTPILCIHGEKDYRILASQGMSAFNAAKLRGIPAQLLIYPDENHWVLQPQNGILWQRTFAAWLDKWLK, from the coding sequence ATGAGAAAATCAAAATTAGTAATGATGTCAGCAGCACTTATGCTTGCCGGAACACTTACGGCAGAAGCTGCAGGAGACAAGAGCGAGCCGCTTATCGGAAAGTCCGATATAGTAATCAAAGGCGGACGAATGACTCCTGAAGCTCTTTGGGCTATGGGACGAATCGGTGGATTCAATGTTTCGCCCGATGGGAAGAAGATTGTCTATACGGTTGCATACTACAGCATTCCACAAAACAAGAGTAACAGAGAAGTCTTTGTAATGAACGCAGACGGAACGGGTAACCAGCAGATTACTCACACACCGTTTGGCGAGAACGAAGCTATCTGGATCAAAGGTGGTAGCAAGATTGCTTTTCTTTGCTCAGAAAGTGGCAGTAATCAGCTGTGGGAGATGAACCCCGATGGCACTGAACGCAAACAACTATCCAGTGTTGACAAGGATATAGAAGGTTTTTCTTTTTCACCTGATGGAAAGAAAGTGCTTTTTATCTCACAAGTAAAATATGGTAAATACACTGCAGACAAGTATCCAGACCTTCCCAAGGCCAGTGGATTAGTTGTAGAGGATCTGATGTACAAGCATTGGGACGAATGGGTTACTACTGTTCCCCACCCTTTCGTGGCCGACTTTGACGGTTCAGCGCTCACAAATGTTACAGATATCATGGCTGGCGAACCATATGAATCGCCTATGAAACCTTTTGGTGGCATTGAACAACTGACATGGGATGCTAAAGGTGAAAATATTGCATATACTTCCCGTAAAAAGACCGGCAAAGAATATGCTTTTTCTACTAATTCAGATATTTACGTATATAATCTGGCTACTAAACAGACGAAAAATATCACTGAAGGAATGATGGGATATGATACAAACCCACTATATTCTCCTGACGGTAAGTATATCGCCTGGCAAAGTATGGAACACGATGGCTACGAAAGTGACCAGAACCGTTTGTTCGTAATGAATCTGGCAACCGGAGAAAAGAAGTTCGTAAGCAAGGCATTCGATTCCAGTGTATCAGGTTTTATCTGGAATGGCGATAGCAAGAGCCTTTATTTCACAGGCGTATGGCATGCTACTTGTCAAATATACAATGTAGATCGCGAAGGTAAAAAGCTGCAAAAGCTAACAGAAGGTGTTCACGACTATGCTACAATAAAGTTGATGGGCAAACAAATACTGGCTACCCGTCACTCAATGAGCATGGCAGATGAAATTTATGCTGTTTCTCCAAAAGGTGAAGCTAAACAGCTGACTTTTGAAAACAAACATATCTACGATCAGGTAGAGATGGCAAAAGTAGAAGAACGCTGGATTAAAACAACCGACGGTAAGGATATGCTTACATGGATTATTTATCCTCCTAAGTTCGACCCGAATAAGAAATATCCTACCCTTCTTTATTGTGAAGGCGGGCCACAGGATCCGGTTAGCCAGTTCTGGTCTTATCGTTGGAATTTCCAGATGATGGCAACAAATGACTATATCATTGTAGCTCCCAACCGTCGTGGATTACCAGGTTTCGGTAAGGAATGGAATGAAGAAATTAGTGGAGACTACGGTGGTCAGTGCATGAAAGATTATTTCTCTGCTATTGACGAGATGGCTAAAGAACCTTATGTTAATGCTGATAAGCTAGGATGTGTAGGTGCCAGCTTTGGCGGATTCTCTGTTTACTGGCTTGCAGGTCATCACAACAAACGTTTCAAAGCGTTTATTGCTCACGATGGTATATTTAACATGGAACAACAATATCTGGAAACAGAAGAAATGTGGTTTGCCAACTGGGATATGGGTGGTGCCTACTGGGAAAAAGATAATGCTACAGCACAACGCACTTTTGCCAACTCTCCTCATAAGTTTGTAGACAAGTGGGATACTCCTATTCTCTGCATTCACGGAGAGAAGGATTACAGAATCCTTGCTTCACAGGGAATGTCTGCTTTCAATGCAGCCAAACTACGCGGTATTCCTGCACAATTGCTTATCTATCCAGACGAAAACCACTGGGTACTTCAACCTCAGAATGGAATTCTTTGGCAAAGAACCTTTGCTGCATGGCTTGATAAATGGTTGAAATAA
- a CDS encoding YhcH/YjgK/YiaL family protein, producing MVVDKIENLDKYASLNPLFAQAVEFLKSHNLSEMELGKTELKGKDLVVNIAQTNPKTKEQAKLETHNKFIDIQIPLSGVEVMGYTPAVDCKPADAVYNEEKDITFFEGLAESYIPVKPGMFAIFFPEDGHAPGVSETGVKKVIVKVLA from the coding sequence ATGGTAGTAGATAAAATTGAAAACTTAGACAAATATGCCTCTTTGAATCCTCTTTTTGCTCAGGCTGTAGAATTTCTGAAATCACATAATCTTTCAGAGATGGAGCTTGGAAAAACAGAATTGAAAGGTAAAGATTTAGTAGTAAATATTGCACAGACCAATCCTAAAACGAAAGAACAGGCTAAACTGGAAACTCATAATAAATTTATTGATATTCAAATCCCGCTTTCTGGCGTTGAGGTTATGGGATATACTCCAGCTGTAGATTGCAAACCAGCTGATGCAGTTTACAATGAAGAAAAAGACATTACTTTTTTTGAAGGACTGGCAGAAAGCTATATTCCTGTAAAACCAGGAATGTTTGCTATCTTTTTCCCCGAGGACGGACATGCACCAGGGGTAAGTGAAACCGGAGTAAAAAAAGTAATTGTAAAAGTTTTAGCTTAG
- the yidC gene encoding membrane protein insertase YidC — protein MDKNTLVGFGLIAAVLIGFTFLQRPSEQQQIAQKHYQDSIQALAQKDDKAKRAEASAALTNENAAATMVDSTATFYNAAKGTESFATLENDLVKLTFSNKGGRVYSALLKKYNGQDKKPLVLFDKDDVSMNFLFYNKKEKIETKDYYYQVVNKTDSSLTMRLAVDDKSYIDFIYTMHKGNYMVDFSVKATGMVDKLSPSINYMDIEWKQKLRQAEKGFKYENRYAYLMYKYDGANTDHLSETKESNTSITGRLKWIGYKTQYFSSVFIADKNFDKNVLSTKLEQEGSGYLKDYSADMSVSFDSKGAQPTNMHFYFGPNHYKTLKAFDAGKDEINKLELDQLVPLGWSFLRWINKVFTINIFDWLSSLGLSMGMVLLFMTIIVKIVIFYFTYKSYMSSARMRVLKPQIDLIGQKYPKKEDAMKKQQETMALYSKYGVSPMSGCLPMLLQMPIVIALFMFVPSAIELRQQSFLWANDLSTFDAFIQWNQHLPFIGNHISLFCLLMSLANILNTKYTMAQQDTGQQQMPGMKAMMYVMPVMFIFILNDYAAGLNYYYLVSTLISIFTMIALKKFVNDDKILSKLEAFKDSGKAKKKTGLMAKMAKMQEEQERMAKERDRLKAKRQGK, from the coding sequence ATGGACAAAAACACCTTAGTGGGATTCGGACTGATTGCAGCTGTATTAATTGGGTTTACCTTTTTACAACGGCCGAGCGAACAACAACAGATTGCCCAGAAACATTATCAGGATTCCATCCAAGCCCTGGCTCAAAAAGATGATAAAGCTAAAAGAGCTGAAGCATCTGCTGCTTTGACTAATGAAAATGCCGCTGCTACAATGGTTGATTCTACAGCTACTTTTTACAATGCGGCAAAAGGGACTGAAAGTTTCGCTACCCTTGAAAATGATTTAGTAAAACTTACTTTTTCTAATAAAGGTGGACGAGTTTATTCGGCTTTGTTGAAAAAATACAACGGACAAGATAAAAAACCTTTGGTTCTTTTCGACAAAGATGACGTGAGTATGAATTTCTTATTCTATAATAAGAAAGAGAAAATTGAGACTAAGGATTACTACTACCAGGTTGTAAACAAGACTGATTCATCTCTGACAATGCGTCTGGCTGTTGACGATAAAAGCTATATCGACTTTATTTACACCATGCATAAAGGAAACTATATGGTTGACTTTAGCGTTAAAGCAACCGGTATGGTTGATAAGCTTTCTCCTAGTATTAATTACATGGATATTGAATGGAAACAGAAATTACGCCAGGCAGAAAAAGGATTTAAATATGAAAACCGTTATGCTTATTTAATGTATAAGTACGATGGCGCTAATACTGATCATCTTTCTGAAACTAAGGAGAGCAATACTTCTATAACAGGCAGACTGAAATGGATTGGTTACAAAACTCAGTATTTCTCTTCTGTATTTATTGCAGATAAGAACTTCGATAAAAATGTTTTGAGTACAAAACTGGAGCAAGAAGGTAGTGGATATCTGAAAGATTATTCAGCAGATATGAGCGTATCCTTTGATTCAAAAGGAGCTCAGCCAACCAACATGCATTTCTACTTCGGTCCTAACCATTACAAAACACTAAAAGCTTTTGATGCAGGTAAAGATGAAATCAACAAACTGGAGCTTGATCAACTAGTTCCACTGGGATGGTCTTTCCTTCGCTGGATCAATAAAGTGTTTACGATAAATATTTTCGACTGGCTTTCAAGTCTTGGATTAAGCATGGGAATGGTTCTCTTGTTTATGACTATTATTGTGAAAATAGTTATTTTCTACTTCACTTATAAATCATACATGTCATCTGCACGAATGAGAGTTCTGAAACCACAGATTGATTTGATTGGTCAAAAGTATCCGAAGAAGGAAGATGCTATGAAAAAGCAACAGGAGACGATGGCACTTTATAGTAAATACGGTGTTAGCCCTATGAGCGGTTGTTTGCCAATGTTACTGCAAATGCCTATTGTTATTGCCCTCTTCATGTTTGTGCCAAGTGCTATTGAACTGCGTCAACAAAGTTTCCTTTGGGCAAATGACCTTTCAACATTTGATGCATTCATACAATGGAACCAACATCTTCCATTTATTGGCAATCACATCAGTCTATTCTGTTTGTTGATGTCATTAGCAAACATCCTGAATACGAAATACACCATGGCTCAGCAGGATACCGGTCAACAACAGATGCCGGGTATGAAAGCTATGATGTATGTAATGCCAGTAATGTTCATCTTCATTTTGAATGACTATGCAGCCGGATTGAACTATTACTATTTAGTATCAACACTGATTAGTATTTTCACAATGATTGCCCTTAAAAAGTTTGTTAATGATGATAAGATACTTTCTAAACTTGAAGCTTTTAAGGATAGCGGTAAAGCAAAGAAGAAAACTGGATTGATGGCCAAAATGGCTAAGATGCAGGAAGAACAAGAACGTATGGCTAAGGAACGTGATCGTTTGAAAGCAAAACGTCAAGGCAAATAA
- a CDS encoding inositol monophosphatase family protein, producing the protein MLNLEMITQKVREISIETGRFLREERLNFKRERVEEKRSHDYVSYVDKESERRIVASLSAILPEAGFIAEEGSGYHGDEEYCWLVDPLDGTTNYIHNNAPYCVSIALRNKKELLVGVVYEVCRDECFWAWKGSKAYLNGDEIYVSDVSTMDSAFIALGFPYNYKVYKPMAVHLIEELYGNVGGLRLQGAAAAELCYIAAGRFEARIESNLGPWDIAAGSLILMQAGGRVTDFEGGDGFYSGNQVLASNGILHNELLNVLKKR; encoded by the coding sequence ATGTTGAATCTGGAAATGATTACTCAAAAAGTGCGTGAAATCTCTATTGAAACAGGACGATTTTTGAGAGAAGAACGTTTAAATTTTAAACGTGAAAGGGTAGAAGAAAAGAGATCGCACGACTATGTCTCTTATGTCGATAAAGAATCCGAACGCCGGATCGTGGCTTCTCTTTCTGCAATTCTTCCCGAAGCAGGGTTTATTGCTGAGGAAGGGTCGGGTTATCATGGAGATGAAGAGTATTGTTGGCTGGTAGATCCTCTTGACGGAACAACAAATTACATCCATAATAATGCACCATATTGTGTCAGCATCGCATTAAGAAATAAAAAGGAACTTTTAGTAGGAGTGGTTTATGAGGTATGCCGCGACGAATGCTTCTGGGCCTGGAAGGGAAGTAAGGCATATCTGAATGGTGACGAGATTTATGTATCTGATGTCAGCACAATGGATTCGGCTTTTATAGCTTTGGGATTTCCTTACAATTACAAAGTGTATAAACCAATGGCTGTTCATCTGATTGAAGAATTATATGGAAATGTGGGAGGATTACGTTTGCAGGGCGCAGCAGCGGCTGAGCTTTGTTATATAGCTGCAGGAAGATTTGAAGCACGAATTGAGTCTAACTTAGGTCCATGGGATATTGCCGCAGGATCGTTAATCTTGATGCAGGCAGGAGGAAGAGTGACTGATTTTGAAGGCGGGGATGGTTTCTATTCGGGAAATCAGGTGCTGGCTTCAAATGGAATACTTCATAATGAGCTACTGAATGTCCTCAAAAAGAGATAA
- a CDS encoding radical SAM protein: MNKRRLNKALKRVVKLPRNKYLFLYVYNKLKNSYYKLKKSTKVAYPSTIMLELTNHCNLACTTCPREYEYGKAMDKGQMNIDQAKRVIDELWPYLDSIGLTGLGETFLYKELENVVDYIKAKNQGIIISVSTNAILPNFIEKVSPLVDKIDTIQVSIDGLGSVYESIRINASFQELDKNLRILSEMCRNTKTDLMLNMVVTKENFHQMPLLVEYAEEVGINYMDFTLFNLASVTNIERSYYQFYQSPEFLEVISKLEETISKTSNVVVTNKNFKTDNCFQKCPFPWNHFYICWNGFIPPCCGKSFPKELNFGNVFNSNVMDVLNSDSYRSFRTMWLNNKTPKFCYKCHFIDLEPIKENC, encoded by the coding sequence ATGAATAAACGTAGATTAAATAAGGCATTAAAAAGAGTTGTTAAGTTACCTCGTAATAAATACTTGTTTTTATATGTTTATAATAAACTCAAAAATTCTTATTATAAATTAAAGAAGTCTACAAAGGTTGCTTATCCATCGACTATAATGCTGGAGCTAACCAATCATTGCAATCTGGCTTGTACAACTTGTCCCAGGGAATATGAATATGGGAAAGCTATGGATAAAGGACAAATGAATATTGATCAGGCTAAAAGGGTAATTGATGAGTTATGGCCTTACCTTGATTCTATTGGGTTGACTGGTTTAGGAGAGACTTTTTTATATAAAGAACTGGAGAATGTTGTAGATTATATTAAGGCGAAAAATCAAGGTATTATAATCTCTGTGTCTACTAATGCAATCTTGCCAAATTTTATAGAAAAAGTATCACCGTTAGTTGACAAAATAGATACAATACAAGTCTCTATAGATGGATTAGGAAGTGTTTACGAAAGTATTAGGATAAACGCTAGTTTTCAGGAACTAGATAAGAATCTGAGAATACTTTCTGAAATGTGCAGAAACACAAAAACAGATTTAATGTTAAACATGGTTGTAACCAAGGAAAATTTTCATCAGATGCCTTTATTGGTTGAATATGCTGAAGAGGTTGGTATTAACTATATGGATTTTACTTTGTTTAATCTTGCTTCTGTAACCAATATAGAACGTTCATATTATCAGTTCTATCAGTCACCGGAATTTCTGGAGGTGATTTCAAAACTAGAAGAAACAATAAGCAAGACTTCAAATGTTGTAGTAACAAATAAAAATTTCAAGACTGATAATTGTTTTCAGAAGTGTCCTTTCCCCTGGAATCATTTTTATATTTGCTGGAACGGATTTATACCTCCCTGTTGTGGAAAATCTTTCCCCAAGGAATTGAACTTTGGTAATGTCTTTAATAGTAATGTTATGGATGTTTTAAATAGTGATAGCTATAGATCATTCAGGACTATGTGGCTTAATAATAAAACACCTAAGTTCTGTTATAAATGTCATTTTATTGATCTTGAGCCAATTAAAGAGAACTGCTAG
- a CDS encoding CTP synthase, whose translation MGETKYIFVTGGVASSLGKGIIASSIGKLLQARGYKVTIQKFDPYINIDSGTLNPYEHGECYVTVDGHEADLDLGHYERILGIQTTKANNITTGRIYKSVIDKERRGDYLGKTIQVIPHITDEIKRNVKFLGNKYKYDFVITEIGGTVGDIESLPFIESMRQLRWELGNSALCVHLTYVPFLAAAKELKTKPTQHSVKQLQELGVQPDILVLRSEHFLSDNLRKKVALFCNVEDRAVVQSVDVPTIYEVPLRMHEQGLDETILSKMGLPTEGNPNLDSWKEFLDRREKATELVKIALVGKYVELQDAYKSILESLSQAATYNDRKLKIEYVQSEKLTDANVAEKLGHVDGVVICPGFGPRGIEGKFVAAKYTRENDIPTFGICLGMQSIAIEFARNVLGYAEANSVEMDESTKYPVIDIMEEQKAITSMGGTMRLGAYECVIDKKSKTYEAYKKEHIQERHRHRYEFNNFYKAEYEKAGMKCVGINPESNLVEIVEIPTLRWYIGTQFHPEYSSTVLNPHPLFVSFIKAAINK comes from the coding sequence GTGGGAGAAACAAAGTACATCTTCGTCACAGGAGGAGTTGCCTCTTCATTAGGTAAAGGAATTATTGCATCATCGATTGGTAAGTTACTTCAAGCAAGAGGATATAAGGTGACTATCCAGAAATTTGATCCTTATATCAATATTGACTCGGGAACACTTAACCCATACGAGCATGGAGAATGTTATGTCACCGTTGATGGCCATGAAGCAGACCTTGATTTGGGACATTACGAACGTATCTTAGGGATTCAAACAACTAAAGCCAATAACATTACCACCGGACGTATCTATAAAAGTGTTATAGATAAAGAACGCCGTGGCGATTACTTAGGTAAAACCATACAAGTAATACCTCATATTACTGATGAGATTAAAAGAAATGTTAAGTTCCTTGGAAATAAATACAAGTACGACTTCGTAATTACCGAGATTGGAGGAACTGTAGGTGATATTGAATCTCTTCCATTCATTGAAAGCATGCGTCAACTTCGTTGGGAATTGGGTAACTCTGCACTTTGCGTGCACCTAACTTATGTTCCTTTCCTTGCTGCTGCAAAAGAATTAAAAACAAAACCAACTCAACATTCTGTTAAGCAATTACAGGAACTAGGTGTACAACCAGATATTCTTGTTTTGCGTAGCGAACATTTCTTAAGTGATAATTTAAGAAAGAAAGTTGCATTATTCTGTAATGTAGAAGACAGAGCTGTGGTTCAGTCTGTTGATGTGCCTACCATTTACGAAGTTCCATTGAGAATGCACGAACAAGGACTTGATGAAACAATCCTTAGCAAAATGGGTCTGCCTACTGAAGGTAATCCAAACCTCGATTCATGGAAAGAGTTCCTTGACAGAAGAGAGAAAGCTACTGAACTGGTTAAGATTGCTCTAGTTGGTAAATACGTAGAGCTACAGGATGCATACAAATCTATTCTTGAATCACTTTCTCAGGCTGCCACATATAATGACCGCAAACTGAAGATTGAATATGTTCAGAGCGAGAAACTAACTGACGCTAATGTAGCAGAGAAACTTGGACATGTAGATGGGGTTGTTATCTGTCCGGGATTCGGTCCTAGAGGTATTGAAGGAAAGTTTGTTGCTGCTAAGTATACCCGTGAAAACGATATCCCAACATTTGGTATCTGTCTGGGTATGCAATCTATTGCTATTGAGTTTGCAAGAAATGTATTAGGATATGCAGAAGCTAACTCTGTTGAAATGGACGAAAGCACTAAGTATCCGGTAATTGATATCATGGAAGAACAGAAAGCAATTACCAGCATGGGTGGAACAATGCGTCTGGGTGCATATGAATGTGTGATAGATAAGAAATCAAAAACATACGAAGCTTATAAGAAAGAACATATTCAGGAACGTCACCGTCACCGTTATGAATTCAACAACTTCTATAAAGCCGAATATGAGAAAGCCGGAATGAAGTGTGTAGGAATCAATCCTGAATCCAACTTAGTGGAAATTGTAGAAATACCTACTCTGCGTTGGTATATCGGTACACAGTTCCATCCTGAGTATAGTAGCACTGTGCTTAATCCACATCCACTGTTTGTTTCCTTTATTAAAGCCGCTATTAATAAATAA